In one Nicotiana tomentosiformis chromosome 6, ASM39032v3, whole genome shotgun sequence genomic region, the following are encoded:
- the LOC138894360 gene encoding uncharacterized protein, producing the protein MDLNLRQHRWLELLKDYDITILYYLGKENVVGDALSRKAESTGSLAFISVEERPLALDIQSLANRLVMLDISEPSRVLICVVAQSSLFEQIKVRQFDDLNLLVLREAVLQGGSKEVTIGVTKMYLDLRQHYWWQRMKKDIVEHKFDAVWVIVDRLTKLAYFIPVVTTYSSERLAQIYIQEIVRLRCVPVSIISDRGPQFTSHF; encoded by the exons atggatctaaatttgaggcagcacaggtggcttgagttactaaaagattatgatattaccatcctctaTTATCTGGGCAAGGAGAATGTAGTTggagatgccttgagcagaaaggcggaaagtacgggtagtttggcattcatttcggtggaggagaggccactagctttggacattcagtccttggctaacagacttgtaatgttggatatttcagagcccagtcgagttcttatATGCGTtgtcgcccagtcttcactattcgagcagatcaaggttcgccagtttgatgatctgaacttgttggttctcagagaggcggtactacagggtggttccaaagaggttactatcg gtgttaCGAAGATGTATCTAgacctaaggcagcattattggtggcagcggatgaagaaggacatagttgagcat aagtttgatgcagtttgggtcattgtcgataggttgaccaagttggcataCTTTATTCCGGTTGTCACCAcgtattcttctgagaggttggctcagatttacattcaggagattgttcggttgcgtTGTGTGCCTgtctccattatatcagatagaggccctcagtttacttcacatttctga